The sequence GGTGAACTAAAATTTGAAAAGAATCTTGAAAAATTCAGTGACTGCCATAAATACAAAGAGTTCATAACTAAGCCAGTATTTACTCAAGCAGGAAAAAGCATAGGTATAATTCAAGATGTTTTTGTTAATGAGACCAATGGTCATATAGTAGGTTTTGAAGTTTCAGAAGGTCTTATTCACGATATATTAGAAGGAAGAGGTATAATTCCTTTGCCAAAGTCAACAATATATGGAAAGGATACAGTGGTTGTACCCAATTATGTTATTGACTTTTTCGAGAAAAACAGAGGGAAAAAAGAGATGATGTTAGAAAGACTTACTTCCCTAGAAGCAATTTGGGAAAAAGCTGAGGAAGGGGCAGACTACTGGTCAAATGTAGAACAATATTGATGGAGGTTGATCAAGCTATGTTATGCCCTGTTTGTAGTGGAAAAGATATAGGTAAAGTTGCTAACAATCAATTTTACTGTTGGACCTGTTTTGTTGTTTTCAATGTTAATAAAGGAAATAATATAACGGGTGTTTACGATGTAGATGATGAAGGAACTTTAGTTTCATTAGAGGATGACGAGTATTCATTAGATATGTAGTTTAGGCTATTTTAGGAGGTGAATTCCTTGAGACGAGGTTATGTTAAAGGTTTAGTAATCGGAGGTCTAATCGGAGTAGCTTTGGGTAAGATGTGGAAAAAAAGAGAACAACGGGATGAATCAAGATTCTTTGGTAATGATGGATATAGTGATTATAATGATCTTACTAAAGATCGTTTAGATGATGATTTTGATGAAAATGCCTACTTAAACGAGTTTAGTCAATATGACGACGATCATGAAGAAGAATATGAACATCATGATGCCCATGATAAAGTAATCAATAGATCACAGCCTTATATTAATGAGTTTGCAGAAGAAATTCATGATAGTGAAGATACTAGAGTATTGAATGAGTACCTTCCTAGGAGAAGGAGAATAGCAAGAGTTCAAAACACAAAGAGACAAAAAGGTGGTAAACACTAAAATTAAGCCGGCAGTCTAAGTAATTAGGCTGCTATTTTATTTATTATTTTAATGGTAATGTTTTCATTACCGTATAAAAATGGTATAATGTTTTTAAGGAGGTGCTGCCCATGACTCTAAGGGAGTTTTTTTCAAATAAATACGTCGTGCTTATAACTAAGTTAGTAATTATAGCTCTATTACTAACAGTAGTTTATACATACAGGCTCCAAATCATATCTTTAATAATACCATTATTTGTAGCATTAGTTATAGCATATTTA comes from Alkalicella caledoniensis and encodes:
- a CDS encoding PRC-barrel domain-containing protein, whose protein sequence is MIKVSDVLGLPLLSTSEGERLGMVHEVLLNLAKGVITGFILENGGFLREAKIVDISQIKNIGEGAVTVPSGELKFEKNLEKFSDCHKYKEFITKPVFTQAGKSIGIIQDVFVNETNGHIVGFEVSEGLIHDILEGRGIIPLPKSTIYGKDTVVVPNYVIDFFEKNRGKKEMMLERLTSLEAIWEKAEEGADYWSNVEQY